The following coding sequences are from one Musa acuminata AAA Group cultivar baxijiao chromosome BXJ1-6, Cavendish_Baxijiao_AAA, whole genome shotgun sequence window:
- the LOC103987182 gene encoding uncharacterized protein LOC103987182, with product MEENLPAGSMMPGVSYGVLGLQGHMHSHQGSMIHSSMHDAFPTSAQEFNHRGFMDYNEGERGKTCVSDEDEPSLNEDGVDGQNEAGKGKNGSPWHRMKWTDAMVRLLITAVSYTGEDVASECGGRRKHVILQRKGKWKAISKVMAQRGCYVSPQQCEDKFNDLNKRYKRLTDILGRGTSCKVVENPSLLDHMNNLSEKSKDDVRKILSSKHLFYEEMCSYHNCNRLNLPADPALQRSLQQALRSRDEHDTRRSLHEDIDEGDQGADSDNEEGDVLERNALHGDLVASCFPKRIKFGVDHQEVVLGNPSGSQNCCRSLQSPGLTVDMNQVFSEGSQSTLMHHRCNSYPLQLEEKRLYIQAQMLELERQHYKWQRFSKKKDRELNRMRLENERMKLENEHLSLEIRQKELELDVILKRQQ from the coding sequence ATGGAGGAAAACTTGCCGGCTGGAAGCATGATGCCAGGAGTTTCTTATGGTGTGCTAGGTTTGCAAGGACACATGCACAGCCATCAAGGCTCGATGATCCACTCGTCGATGCATGATGCTTTCCCCACGTCAGCCCAGGAATTTAATCATCGAGGATTCATGGATTATAATGAAGGAGAACGTGGTAAGACCTGTGTGAGCGATGAGGATGAGCCAAGCTTGAATGAAGATGGAGTTGATGGTCAAAACGAGGCTGGAAAAGGGAAGAACGGCTCCCCATGGCACCGGATGAAGTGGACCGATGCGATGGTGAGGCTTTTGATAACTGCAGTTTCTTACACAGGGGAAGATGTTGCTTCTGAGTGTGGTGGCAGgaggaaacatgtgatactgcagaGAAAGGGGAAGTGGAAGGCCATATCAAAAGTGATGGCCCAGAGAGGTTGTTATGTCTCACCTCAGCAATGTGAAGATAAGTTCAATGATCTCAATAAGAGATACAAGAGGCTCACTGATATTCTTGGTAGGGGCACATCTTGCAAGGTTGTCGAGAATCCATCACTTTTGGACCACATGAATAACCTCTCTGAAAAGTCAAAGGATGATGTGAGGAAGATTTTGAGCTCAAAGCATCTTTTCTATGAGGAGATGTGCTCATATCACAATTGTAACCGGTTGAATTTACCTGCCGACCCAGCACTTCAACGATCACTTCAACAGGCACTTAGAAGTAGGGACGAGCATGACACGAGGAGGAGCTTGCACGAAGATATCGATGAAGGAGATCAAGGTGCTGACAGTGATAATGAGGAAGGTGATGTTCTAGAGCGTAATGCATTGCATGGTGACTTGGTGGCATCGTGCTTTCCGAAAAGGATAAAATTTGGGGTTGACCATCAAGAAGTGGTTCTAGGGAACCCTTCAGGTTCACAAAATTGTTGTAGAAGCCTTCAATCTCCAGGCTTGACTGTAGATATGAACCAAGTATTTTCAGAAGGATCTCAATCCACACTGATGCATCACCGGTGTAATTCCTATCCACTTCAGCTTGAAGAGAAGAGATTGTATATTCAAGCTCAGATGCTGGAACTCGAGAGACAACATTACAAGTGGCAAAGGTTTAGTAAAAAGAAAGACAGAGAACTAAACAGAATGAGGCTGGAAAATGaacgaatgaaacttgagaacgaACACCTATCCCTCGAAATAAGGCAGAAGGAGTTAGAGTTGGATGTTATTTTAAAAAGACAGCAGTGA